One stretch of Henckelia pumila isolate YLH828 unplaced genomic scaffold, ASM3356847v2 CTG_477:::fragment_1, whole genome shotgun sequence DNA includes these proteins:
- the LOC140872782 gene encoding 26S proteasome non-ATPase regulatory subunit 8 homolog A-like — MDPKFTELSQVFERFKAAFLRKDFDTCTKFLSQLKVSLIGFKSLPPLFEATPNAIHELTIARDIYEHAVVLSVKMEDHDAFERDFFQLKPYYTDARGRLPPSPQEYPILGLNLLRLLVQNRIAEFHTELELLSPGALENPCVKHAVELEQSFMEGAYNRVLNARQTVPHETYVYFLDLLAKTVRDEIAGCSEKAYECLSVNDARKMLLFSSDQELFEYVKEEHPEWEMKNGFVYFQKTKDSTPCKEIPSLQLINQTLSYARELERIV, encoded by the exons ATGGATCCAAAGTTCACAGAGCTGTCACAAGTGTTTGAGCGATTCAAAGCCGCGTTCTTGCGGAAAGATTTCGATACTTGTACGAAATTCCTCTCGCAGCTCAAG GTTTCATTGATAGGATTCAAAAGTCTACCTCCGTTATTTGAAGCAACACCTAATGCAATTCATGAATTGACAATAGCAA GGGACATATATGAGCATGCTGTTGTCCTGAGCGTAAAGATGGAGGATCATGATGCTTTTGAGAGGGATTTTTTCCAACTGAAACCTTACTATACAGATGCCCG TGGTCGTCTTCCGCCATCACCTCAGGAGTATCCTATTTTAGGCCTCAACCTTTTGAGACTCCTTGTACAAAACCGTATAGCAGAATTCCATACTGAGTTGGAGTTGCTTTCTCCTGGTGCTCTAGAGAATCCTTGCGTCAAACATGCAGTTGAATTGGAGCAATCCTTCATGGAAGGAGCATACAACCGTGTTTTGAATGCTAGGCAGACAGTACCTCATGAAACATATGTCTATTTCCTTGATTTACTGGCAAAGACAGTCAG GGATGAGATTGCTGGATGTAGTGAAAAGGCTTATGAGTGCCTCTCAGTAAATGATGCACGGAAAATGCTGCTGTTTTCTTCAGATCAAGagttatttgaatatgtaaAGGAG GAGCATCcggagtgggagatgaagaaTGGATTTGTGTACTTCCAAAAAACAAAGGACTCCACGCCTTGCAAGGAAATTCCGTCGTTGCAGCTTATAAACCAGACTCTAAGTTATGCTAGGGAATTGGAGCGGATTGTTTGA
- the LOC140872735 gene encoding bZIP transcription factor 16-like isoform X2, which produces MGNGEIDKSSKEGKEAKEPTTHLQEHSSAGSGMVAADWSGFQAYSPMPPHGFLASSPQPHPYMWGVQQFMPPYGTPPHPYVAMYPYGHPSMAPGSYPFSPFAMPSPNGVAEGTGNSTGNIEVDGKSFEKEKLPIKRSRGSLGSLNMITGKNNEPGKTAGASVNGLHSKSPENASEGSSEGSDANSQTDSGEKISGQQDSAELPQNGNTAHSSQNGGLGTPRPVAIVPAAGAVSGIPAPTTNLNIGMDYWAAAASSSPIPAIGGNTLTTPVAGGVVNTGSRDNSQSQLWMQQDDRDLKRQKRKQSNRESARRSRLRKQAECDELASRAEALNEENASLRAELARIRSEYEQIFAQNSSLKERLGELPDQDDPRCRQDDTHSGHDS; this is translated from the exons ATGGGGAATGGTGAGATAGACAAGTCCTCCAAGGAGGGGAAGGAAGCAAAGGAGCCAACGACTCATTTACAG GAGCACAGTTCAGCTGGCTCTGGCATGGTTGCCGCAGATTGGTCTGGCTTCCAG GCATATTCCCCTATGCCTCCACACGGGTTCTTGGCATCAAGTCCACAGCCGCACCCTTACATGTGGGGTGTCCAG CAATTCATGCCACCCTATGGAACTCCACCTCATCCATATGTTGCAATGTACCCATATGGGCACCCATCTATGGCTCCG GGATCATATCCATTCAGTCCTTTTGCTATGCCTTCTCCAAATGGTGTTGCCGAAGGCACT GGCAACTCGACTGGAAACATCGAGGTGGATGGCAAGTCGTTTGAAAAGGAGAAACTGCCAATCAAAAGATCTAGGGGAAGCTTAGGCAGTTTAAATATGATTACAGGGAAGAACAATGAACCTggaaaaactgctggtgcatctGTAAACGGTTTGCATTCTAAAAG TCCTGAGAATGCTAGTGAGGGTTCAAGTGAAGGGAGTGATGCTAATTCTCAAACT GACTCCGGAGAGAAGATTAGTGGCCAGCAAGATTCAG CTGAACTGCCACAAAACGGCAATACTGCTCACAGTTCTCAGAATGGGGGACTGGGTACACCTCGCCCTGTGGCCATTGTGCCAGCGGCAGGGGCTGTGAGTGGTATTCCTGCTCCAACCACTAACTTAAATATTGGAATGGATTATTGGGCTGCTGCGGCATCATCATCTCCTATTCCTGCAATTGGAGGAAACACTCTTACAACTCCAGTTGCAGGAGGAGTAGTCAATACTGGATCACGAGACAACTCCCAGTCACAGCTCTGGATGCAGCAG GATGACAGGGACCTCAAAAGACAGAAAAGAAAGCAGTCTAACCGGGAATCTGCTCGTCGATCCCGATTACGAAAGCAG GCAGAATGTGATGAATTGGCGAGTCGAGCGGAAGCATTAAACGAAGAAAATGCATCTCTTAGAGCAGAATTGGCTCGTATAAGGAGTGAGTACGAGCAAATATTTGCCCAGAATTCATCTCTGAAG GAGAGACTCGGTGAACTCCCAGATCAAGATGATCCGAGATGCAGACAGGATGATACACATTCAGGTCATGATTCATGA
- the LOC140872735 gene encoding bZIP transcription factor 16-like isoform X1: MGNGEIDKSSKEGKEAKEPTTHLQEHSSAGSGMVAADWSGFQAYSPMPPHGFLASSPQPHPYMWGVQQFMPPYGTPPHPYVAMYPYGHPSMAPGSYPFSPFAMPSPNGVAEGTGNSTGNIEVDGKSFEKEKLPIKRSRGSLGSLNMITGKNNEPGKTAGASVNGLHSKSPENASEGSSEGSDANSQTDSGEKISGQQDSGSVLGAELPQNGNTAHSSQNGGLGTPRPVAIVPAAGAVSGIPAPTTNLNIGMDYWAAAASSSPIPAIGGNTLTTPVAGGVVNTGSRDNSQSQLWMQQDDRDLKRQKRKQSNRESARRSRLRKQAECDELASRAEALNEENASLRAELARIRSEYEQIFAQNSSLKERLGELPDQDDPRCRQDDTHSGHDS, encoded by the exons ATGGGGAATGGTGAGATAGACAAGTCCTCCAAGGAGGGGAAGGAAGCAAAGGAGCCAACGACTCATTTACAG GAGCACAGTTCAGCTGGCTCTGGCATGGTTGCCGCAGATTGGTCTGGCTTCCAG GCATATTCCCCTATGCCTCCACACGGGTTCTTGGCATCAAGTCCACAGCCGCACCCTTACATGTGGGGTGTCCAG CAATTCATGCCACCCTATGGAACTCCACCTCATCCATATGTTGCAATGTACCCATATGGGCACCCATCTATGGCTCCG GGATCATATCCATTCAGTCCTTTTGCTATGCCTTCTCCAAATGGTGTTGCCGAAGGCACT GGCAACTCGACTGGAAACATCGAGGTGGATGGCAAGTCGTTTGAAAAGGAGAAACTGCCAATCAAAAGATCTAGGGGAAGCTTAGGCAGTTTAAATATGATTACAGGGAAGAACAATGAACCTggaaaaactgctggtgcatctGTAAACGGTTTGCATTCTAAAAG TCCTGAGAATGCTAGTGAGGGTTCAAGTGAAGGGAGTGATGCTAATTCTCAAACT GACTCCGGAGAGAAGATTAGTGGCCAGCAAGATTCAGGTTCTGTCCTAGGAG CTGAACTGCCACAAAACGGCAATACTGCTCACAGTTCTCAGAATGGGGGACTGGGTACACCTCGCCCTGTGGCCATTGTGCCAGCGGCAGGGGCTGTGAGTGGTATTCCTGCTCCAACCACTAACTTAAATATTGGAATGGATTATTGGGCTGCTGCGGCATCATCATCTCCTATTCCTGCAATTGGAGGAAACACTCTTACAACTCCAGTTGCAGGAGGAGTAGTCAATACTGGATCACGAGACAACTCCCAGTCACAGCTCTGGATGCAGCAG GATGACAGGGACCTCAAAAGACAGAAAAGAAAGCAGTCTAACCGGGAATCTGCTCGTCGATCCCGATTACGAAAGCAG GCAGAATGTGATGAATTGGCGAGTCGAGCGGAAGCATTAAACGAAGAAAATGCATCTCTTAGAGCAGAATTGGCTCGTATAAGGAGTGAGTACGAGCAAATATTTGCCCAGAATTCATCTCTGAAG GAGAGACTCGGTGAACTCCCAGATCAAGATGATCCGAGATGCAGACAGGATGATACACATTCAGGTCATGATTCATGA